DNA from Synechococcus sp. CBW1108:
GCGGGCCCGGGAGCCCCACACTGAGTCGAGGCGCCGATCGCGGCCGCAGGCCCAGCGGTAATAGTTGTATTTGACCTTGTTGCGCTCGGCGTAATCCTGGTGATAGTTCTCTGCCGGCCAGAAGCGCTTGAGGGGTTTGATCTGCACCTTCAGCGCCTCAGCAGGTCGCCGAAGTTCGGCTGCAGCCGCACGCAGGCTGGCCTGGGCCTGGCTCCGCTGCTGATCCCCTTTGACAAAGATCACCGGGCTGTAGGAGCTGCCGCGATCACAGAACTGGCCGCCCCCATCAAGGGGATCGATATTGCGCCAGTAGGCCCGCAATAGGTCGCCGTAGCTGATCCGGGCCGTATCAAACTTCACCAGCACCACCTCCTGGTGGCCGGTCCCCCCCGCCGAAACCTGGCCGTAGGTGGGGTTCTCCAGCGAGCCACCGCTGTAACCGCTCTGGGCATCCAGCACTCCGGCAAGAACCTCGAGGTCGTGCTCCAGGCACCAGAAGCAGCCCCCCGCCAGCACGGCTTCCTGAGTAGGTGCTGCCAGAGCCGGAGCTGGCGCCCAGCTGGCCAGCAAGAGCACCAGGCCGAGCAGCCAGGCCATCGGCCTCACCCATCGCTTCATCCGGCTGCCAATAATTGGTCAAAGATGGCCACTGCCGCCCGCTGGGTCACGCCGGGCTCGCCCAGCTCCAGCCGCAGCCTGCGGTAGCCCTCGAGCATGGTATGGCGAGCTGCATTGCCGCCATCAAGTAAGGGCAGGGCCTCCCGCACGATCGCCGCTGCCGAGAGGTCCTCTTGGAGCAGTTCCGGCACCAGCCGCTCGCCCAG
Protein-coding regions in this window:
- the msrA gene encoding peptide-methionine (S)-S-oxide reductase MsrA, translated to MAWLLGLVLLLASWAPAPALAAPTQEAVLAGGCFWCLEHDLEVLAGVLDAQSGYSGGSLENPTYGQVSAGGTGHQEVVLVKFDTARISYGDLLRAYWRNIDPLDGGGQFCDRGSSYSPVIFVKGDQQRSQAQASLRAAAAELRRPAEALKVQIKPLKRFWPAENYHQDYAERNKVKYNYYRWACGRDRRLDSVWGSRARSGRAWIVPTAKT